The following is a genomic window from Amycolatopsis sp. BJA-103.
GGTGATGGCGCTGGAGAAGGTGACGCTGTACGGCGTCCCGCTGGTCGCCGACCGCCGCGTCAACTACGGCCGGATCGACCCGGAGATGAGCCGCGAGCTGTTCATCCGGCACGCGCTGGTGGAAGGCGACTGGGAGACCAGGCACCACTTCTTCCGCGAGAACCGCGCGCTGCTCGACGAGGTCGAGGATCTGGAGAACCGGGCCCGCCGCCGAGACATCCTGGTCGACGACGAGACGCTGTTCGACTTCTACGAGCAGCGCGTCCCGGCGGACGTCGTCTCCGCGCGGCATTTCGACAGCTGGTGGAAGAAGGCGCGGCACACCGAGCCCGATCTGCTGAGCTTCGAGAAGACGATGCTCATCAACGAGACCGCGGGTGGCGTGCGCGAGGCCGACTACCCCGACTTCTGGACCCAGGGCACGCAGACCTTCAAGCTCACGTACCAGTTCGAGCCGGGTGCGGACGCCGACGGTGTCACCGTGCACATCCCGCTGCCCGTGCTGAACCAGGTCACCCCGGACGGCTTCGACTGGCAGGTCCCCGGCCTGCGCGAAGAACTGGTGACGCAGCTGATCAAGTCGCTGCCCAAGGCGATCCGGCGCAACTTCGTCCCGGCGCCCGATCACGCGAAACTGGTGCTGTCCCGGGTCGGCCCGGCCGACGGGCCGCTGCTGCACGCCGCCGCCGACGAGCTGGAGGCCTTGCGCGGGGTGGTGATCCCCGACGACGCCTGGCAGCTTTCGGCGGTACCCGAGCATTTGAAGATGACCTTCCGCGTGGTCGACGTCCGCGGGAAGAAGGTGTCCGAGGGCAAGGACATCGAGGCGCTCAAACGGGATTTGAGCGGCCAGGTGCGCGCGACGATCTCCAAGGCCGCCGACAGCATCGAGCGCCAAGGCCTGACGACGCCCGCGTTCGGCGAGCTGCCGAAGGTGTTCGCGAGCAAGCAGCGCGGGCACGACGTCAAGGCGTATCCGGCGCTGGTCGACGAGGGCGGCACCGTGGCGGTGCGGCTGCTGGACACGCCGGGGCAGCAGGAACAGTCGATGTGGGCGGGTACGCGGCGGATGCTGCGGCTGAACCTGCCGTCGCCGATGAAGTTCATCACCCGCAACCTGGGCAATTCGTCGAAGCTCGTGCTGAACCGGAACCCGCACGGTTCGGTGGCGGCGTTGCTCGAAGACTGTGTCGACTGCGCCGTCGACGAACTCGTGGCCGACAACGGCGGTCCGCGCTGGGACGAGGCCGGTTTCGCCGTCCTGCAGGAAAAGGTGCGCGCCGGGCTGAACGCCGGGGTGCTGGACGTGCTGACCAACGTCGAAAAGATCCTGCGCGCGGCGAACGACGTCGAAACGCGGCTGGCCGACACCCGCGGCCCGGCGGATTCGCTCGCGGACATCCGGGCGCAGCTGGACGGGCTGGTGCACAAGGGTTTCGTCACCGAGACCGGGCAGAGCAGGCTCAAGCACGTCGTCCGGTACCTGCGCGGGATCGAACGGCGGCTGGAGAAACTCCCGACCGAGCCGACCCGCGACCTCCAGCGCACCGGCGACATCGCGTGGCTCCGCAACGAGTATCAGACCGCGCTCGACGCGGTGCCGCCCGGAACGTCGTCCCCCGCGCTGCGGGAGATCCGGTGGATGATCGAGGAACTGCGGGTCAGCTTCTTCGCCCAGACACTCGGGACGGCTCATCCGGTCTCGCTGAAGCGGGTCATCAAGGCGCTGGACGACGCCGCCACCTGATCACGCCGGGGGCTGAAGGGGCCTTTCCCCGCATGTGACGCGGTGAAGGACGCTTTCACTGCATAGGACGCGGGGAAAGTCCCCTTCAGCTGGCATTGTGGCTGAACCCAAGGTGATCCGTCTCTGATCACCCGCGAACGCCCATTCCAGTCCTCTACTTGCGATTTACTTCGCGTCCGCGTAGGTGTCCACGGCGGCGATGTGCAAGGGGAACCGGACCGGGCAGGCCTCCCCGAACAGCATCCGTGCCGCCTCCGTCATGCTGTCCACAATGGACTGCGAGACCTCGTCGGCGAACTCGGCGGGGGTGTGCACCAGGACCTCGTCGTGCTGGAAGAACACCAGATGCGCGGGGGAGGGAAGCTTGCCCCGCAGGGTCGCCAGCAGGACCGCGGTCATGTCCGCCGCGCTCGCCTGCACGACGAAGTTGCGGGTGAACCGGCCCCAGTTGCGGGACGCCTGGCGGGCCTTGAGCTCCCCTGCCTCGTCGTCCGCCACGCCGCCGGTCAGCGCGCGCCAGGCCTCCGACGGCGCGGGCGACGTGCGGCCGAGCCGGGAGCGGACGCGCTCGCCGCGTTCCCCGGCCTGCGCGGCACGCTCCACATAGGACACCGCGTCCGGGAACCTGGTCCGCAGCAGCGCCAGCAGTGGTCCCGCCTCGCCGGACGTGCCGCCGTACATCGCCGAAAGCATCGCGATCTTCGCCCGGTCGCGGTCGTCGCGGTCGTCCCAGGCGGGCACCGGGACGCGGCGGACCCCGGAGAACATCGCCTCGGCGAGGCTCGCGTACAGATCCGTGGCCGCGGCGACGTCGGCCAGCTTACGATCCCCGGACAACGCCGTCAGCACCCGCGGCTCCAGTTGCGCGGCGTCGGCGACCACCAGTTTCCAGCCCGGATCGGCCCGGACGCAGGTCCGCAGGACCTTCGGGATCTGCAGCGCGCCGCCACCCCGGCTCGCCCAGCGTCCGGAGACGACCCCGCCGACGATGTAGTGCGGGCGGAACCGGCCGTCGTGCACCCACTCGTCGAGCCAGGTCCAGCCGTTGGCCGAATGCAGCCGCGCGAGTTCCTTGTACTCCAGCAGCGGCGGGACGGCGGGGTGGTCGATGTCGCGCAGCAGGTACTTCCTGGCCGACGTGACCTCGATGCCCTCGCGTCCGAGCGCCCGGACGACGCTGGCCGGGGCGTCCGGGTTGACCGGGCGCCCGCCGAACGCCTCGCTGATCCGCGCCGCCAGCTCGACCAGCCGCTTCGGCCGCTGCCCGGCCGGGACGCGCGGCCCGAGCTGATCGGCGAGCAGTGCGAGATGCAGGTCTGCCCGCCACGGCAGCCCGTCGGCCGACATCTCCGCGGCCGCCAGCGCGCTCGCCGACTCGGCGGCGAACAACAGCCGGAGCCGCTCCGGATGATCGGTGAGCGCGACGCGCTTCTCCTGCTCGGCCAGTACCCGGCGGGCCGCGTCGATCACGGTGACGCCGGACGGCAGCCGGGGGCCGCGCGTCTCGAACAGCGTCGGCTGGTCGTCCTCGGCCCAGAGGGGCGGCTCGTCGGCGGGCGCCTCCTGCCCGTTCGCCCTGGCCAGCGCGCCGTGCAGGCTCCGCGACTCCTGCGGGCGGCCCTCGTGGGCCAGCAAGAGCCCCTCGGTCAACGTCAGGTCGTGACACCGCCGCACCCGGACGCCTGCCTTGATCAACGCCGGGTACGTCCGCTCGACCGACGGGAACACCCAGCGTGGCGCGTGCTCCGCCTCCAGGCGCCGCACCTCGTCGACGAACTCCGCAAGCTTCAGGCCCCGCGGCGCTTCCCCGGAAATCGAGATCGCGAAGTCGCCATCTTCCTCTTGACCTGCGAACGCTTGCACGTTGCCATTGTGCTAGTTACCACCGACATTTCTGTCACCAGCACGCTAGTGCGCCTGCGCTACCGGTCGGCTACTGTCGAGTAGCAACCCATACCGCCGGTACGTGAAGGCGGAATGGCGTCTCGCCGCAGCAGCAACGGAGGTGCCCGGATGAGAAACCCCACCGGCCTCGCCACCCTGGTGGCGGGCAAGGTGACCGAGACCGTGCGGAGCATCGACGTGATGCGCCAAGCGGGCCTGCTCCCGATCCCGCGGGTCGACGAGGGCCTGCGTTCGCTGGTCATGGTGCGGAAGTGGGGTCCGTTCGCCGGCGCGAACATGATCGCCGCCCGCCGGGACCCGACCGCGACCGGCATCATCGACGAACTCGGCCCGCTGACCTTCAAGCAGCTCGACACCCAGTCGAACGCGCTGGCCAGGGCGTGGGCGGAGCGTGGCCTCGGACCGGGTTCGGTGATCGCCGCGTTGTGCCGGGACCACCGCGGTCTCGTGCTGACGATGCTCGCCTCCGGCAAACTCGGCGCGAAGCTGCTGCTGATGAACACCGGGTTCGCCAAACCGCAGCTCGCGGACGTCGCGAAGCGCGAAGGTGTCACGGCGCTCGTCTACGACCAGGAGTTCACCGACCTGCTGGACGCGGTCGAGGGCGAGGTCGACCACTACCTCGCGTGGGTCGACTCGGACACCGTGCGCCCACGCGACATC
Proteins encoded in this region:
- a CDS encoding bifunctional 3'-5' exonuclease/DNA polymerase gives rise to the protein MQAFAGQEEDGDFAISISGEAPRGLKLAEFVDEVRRLEAEHAPRWVFPSVERTYPALIKAGVRVRRCHDLTLTEGLLLAHEGRPQESRSLHGALARANGQEAPADEPPLWAEDDQPTLFETRGPRLPSGVTVIDAARRVLAEQEKRVALTDHPERLRLLFAAESASALAAAEMSADGLPWRADLHLALLADQLGPRVPAGQRPKRLVELAARISEAFGGRPVNPDAPASVVRALGREGIEVTSARKYLLRDIDHPAVPPLLEYKELARLHSANGWTWLDEWVHDGRFRPHYIVGGVVSGRWASRGGGALQIPKVLRTCVRADPGWKLVVADAAQLEPRVLTALSGDRKLADVAAATDLYASLAEAMFSGVRRVPVPAWDDRDDRDRAKIAMLSAMYGGTSGEAGPLLALLRTRFPDAVSYVERAAQAGERGERVRSRLGRTSPAPSEAWRALTGGVADDEAGELKARQASRNWGRFTRNFVVQASAADMTAVLLATLRGKLPSPAHLVFFQHDEVLVHTPAEFADEVSQSIVDSMTEAARMLFGEACPVRFPLHIAAVDTYADAK